One stretch of Saccharopolyspora erythraea DNA includes these proteins:
- the whiG gene encoding RNA polymerase sigma factor WhiG — protein sequence MTELTPVPDDAGGGAHTVAARSTSTTSASRQGAEQRTSTNGHHVNGRSRPTARARRSTPPSGSDPYQAENGDQRSADEVEAGIVALWKAFGQQRDQELRDRLVLHYAPLVKYVAGRVGTGLPSHVEVSDLIQSGIFGLVDAIEKFEPERGLKFETYAMQRIRGAILDDLRAQDWVPRSVRSRARDVERALERLEAKLQRTASDAELAEELELSLDELRELFAQLQMTSVVALDDLIGAGQTTSSLAETLPDDRAEDPVATLVDRDSRRQLAEAVERLSDRDRIVVTLYYFENLTLAEIGKVLGVTESRVCQLHTRAVLRLRTKLTEQN from the coding sequence ATGACCGAACTCACCCCCGTTCCTGACGACGCCGGGGGCGGTGCCCACACCGTGGCAGCGAGATCGACATCGACCACGTCGGCTTCTCGCCAGGGCGCGGAACAGCGCACCTCGACCAACGGCCACCACGTCAACGGCCGGAGCCGCCCCACCGCTCGTGCCAGGCGTTCCACCCCGCCGTCGGGCTCGGACCCCTACCAGGCCGAGAACGGTGACCAGCGCAGCGCCGACGAGGTCGAGGCCGGCATCGTGGCTCTGTGGAAGGCGTTCGGCCAGCAGCGTGACCAGGAACTCCGCGATCGGTTGGTGTTGCACTACGCCCCGTTGGTGAAGTACGTCGCGGGGCGTGTCGGAACCGGGCTGCCCTCGCACGTCGAGGTTTCGGACCTGATCCAGTCCGGGATCTTCGGCCTGGTCGACGCCATCGAGAAGTTCGAGCCGGAGCGCGGCCTCAAGTTCGAGACCTACGCGATGCAGCGCATCCGCGGCGCGATCCTCGACGACCTGCGTGCACAGGACTGGGTGCCGCGTTCGGTGCGCAGCCGGGCGCGCGACGTCGAACGCGCCCTGGAACGCCTCGAAGCGAAACTGCAGCGCACGGCGTCGGACGCGGAACTCGCCGAGGAACTCGAACTCTCGCTGGACGAACTGCGCGAGCTGTTCGCGCAGCTGCAGATGACCAGCGTGGTCGCCCTCGACGACCTGATCGGCGCGGGTCAGACCACGTCGTCGCTGGCCGAGACCCTGCCGGACGATCGTGCCGAGGACCCGGTCGCCACGCTCGTCGACAGGGACAGCCGTCGCCAGCTCGCCGAGGCTGTAGAACGTCTCAGTGACCGCGACCGCATCGTGGTCACGCTGTACTACTTCGAGAACCTGACTCTCGCCGAGATCGGGAAGGTGCTCGGCGTGACGGAATCCCGCGTGTGTCAGCTTCACACCAGGGCTGTCCTGCGGTTGCGCACGAAGCTCACGGAGCAGAACTGA
- a CDS encoding tyrosine recombinase XerC, producing the protein MARISSDPTKGPDSRKARDGLPGPVGAVVGRFERHLRSERGLSAHTVRAYIGDVVSLLDHFCAGDQESKGLNGLGLTVLREWLAAQHADGASRSTLARRAASARTFTAWAHRAELLPHDPGPRLAAPTPKRKLPAVLRAEQAKAAMSASQAGAEQGDPIALRDHAVVELLYATGVRVSELCGLDLDDVDHERHLVRVIGKGDKERAVPFGVPAEDAVSRWITAGRPSLATESSGPALFLGARGGRIDPRAVRRVVHDAVGAVSGATDVGPHGLRHSAATHLLEGGADLRSVQELLGHATLATTQLYTHVTVERLKAIHDRTHPRS; encoded by the coding sequence ATGGCTCGCATCTCTTCCGACCCGACGAAGGGACCGGACTCGCGGAAGGCCCGTGATGGGCTGCCGGGACCGGTGGGCGCGGTGGTCGGCAGATTCGAGCGGCACCTCAGGTCCGAGCGCGGGCTTTCCGCGCACACCGTGCGCGCGTACATCGGCGATGTGGTTTCGCTGCTGGACCACTTCTGCGCCGGCGACCAGGAAAGCAAGGGGCTGAACGGGTTGGGGCTCACCGTGCTGAGGGAATGGCTGGCTGCCCAGCACGCCGATGGCGCGAGCCGCTCCACGCTCGCACGGCGTGCCGCCTCCGCCCGGACCTTCACGGCGTGGGCCCACCGCGCTGAGCTGCTCCCGCACGACCCGGGCCCGCGGCTGGCCGCTCCCACCCCGAAGCGGAAGCTGCCGGCCGTCCTTCGCGCCGAACAGGCCAAGGCGGCGATGTCGGCTTCGCAGGCGGGGGCGGAGCAGGGTGACCCCATCGCGTTGCGGGACCACGCGGTCGTGGAACTGCTCTACGCGACCGGTGTCCGGGTGTCCGAGCTGTGCGGGCTCGACCTCGACGACGTCGATCACGAACGGCACCTCGTCCGGGTCATCGGCAAGGGTGACAAGGAACGCGCTGTGCCGTTCGGTGTGCCGGCCGAAGATGCCGTCTCCCGCTGGATCACCGCTGGTCGGCCGAGCCTGGCCACCGAATCGTCCGGCCCGGCGCTGTTCCTGGGCGCGCGAGGCGGGCGCATTGATCCGCGCGCGGTGCGTCGTGTCGTGCACGATGCGGTGGGGGCCGTTTCCGGTGCTACCGACGTCGGGCCGCACGGACTGCGTCACTCCGCGGCGACCCACTTACTCGAAGGAGGAGCGGACCTCCGTAGCGTTCAGGAGTTGCTTGGTCACGCTACGCTCGCAACGACGCAGCTTTACACACACGTGACCGTCGAACGGCTGAAGGCGATCCATGACCGAACTCACCCCCGTTCCTGA